In Pseudomonas fluorescens, a genomic segment contains:
- a CDS encoding response regulator: MTPASTVDEKSFRTLLGRNVALPLGVGVLSAVFFVCLITYLLSVIQWVEHTDRVINNLNETSKLTVDLETGMRGFLITGDEHFLDPYEVAKPRIIADLRNLQDLVADNPQQVDRLKRLEALQIEWNKYAQSMIDMQRESGDYRSAVKAGRGKRLTDEIRKEYDDAVAMEQQFRIARNEDVTRTTVISVSLYLAFVLGLSGFLAYIGRKNLLSLSDSYSANLASQQKIAQRLERQAWLRNGQTELAEQVLGQLTLNMLGRNILQFFAQYMGSAVAALYVREEHGGLKRVATYGFSREQEQQEQSIYSDEGIVGQAAQLDRLIRLDDVPVDYFKVSSGLGEGATRSVMVMPTSDDDRVNGVIELGFLRPLEERDVDLLELIAGNIGTSIEAARYRQRLQEVLAETQQLNEELQVQQEELKTANEELEEQSRILKESQAHLETQQAELEQTNEQLAEQTQTLAEQRDAMDRKNVELNQAQLELEDRAEELQRSSKYKSEFLANMSHELRTPLNSSLILAKLLAENPQENLSAEQVKFAESIYSAGNDLLNLINDILDISKVEAGKLEVRPENSSVARLVDGLRGMFEPLAADRKLAFQVEVLEGSPTMLFTDRQRLEQILKNLLSNAIKFTEQGEVSLSVSRAPGEGIAFTVRDSGIGIAPDQQESIFEAFRQADGTTNRRYGGTGLGLSISRDLATLLGGYISVTSEPGKGSVFTLVLPEQYIEREEDAAPIEPPRQVVAVPAPKPIAVSPLPIADAKQIPRFADDREKAPFTTRCILVVEDEPNFARILFDLAHELGYHCLVAHGADEGYSLAEEYIPDAILLDMRLPDHSGLTVLQRLKEHANTRHIPVHVISVEDRVEAAMHMGAIGYAVKPTTREELKDVFARLEAKLTQKVKRVLLVEDDDLQRDSIARLIGDDDIEITAVGFAQEALDLLRANVYDCMIIDLKLPDMLGNELLKRMATEDICSFPPVIVYTGRNLTRDEETELRKYSRSIIIKGARSPERLLDEVTLFLHKVESQLSHERQTMLKTARSRDKVFEGRKILLVDDDVRNIFALTSALEHKGAVVVIGRNGREAIDRLNEIDDIDLVLMDVMMPEMDGYEATTLIRQDPRWKKLPIIAVTAKAMKDDQERCLAAGSNDYLAKPIDLDRLFSLIRVWLPKMERI; the protein is encoded by the coding sequence ATGACTCCCGCGTCGACTGTCGATGAAAAGAGCTTTCGTACACTGCTGGGCCGAAACGTCGCGCTGCCCCTGGGCGTGGGCGTGCTCAGCGCGGTATTTTTCGTCTGCCTGATCACTTATTTGCTGTCGGTAATCCAGTGGGTGGAGCACACCGACCGGGTCATCAACAACCTCAATGAGACGTCAAAGCTGACCGTCGACCTGGAAACCGGCATGCGCGGTTTCCTGATCACCGGTGACGAGCATTTCCTCGACCCGTATGAAGTGGCCAAGCCCCGCATCATTGCCGATTTGCGCAATTTGCAGGACCTGGTGGCGGACAACCCCCAGCAGGTGGACCGCCTCAAGCGCTTGGAAGCCTTGCAGATCGAGTGGAACAAGTACGCCCAATCGATGATTGATATGCAGCGTGAGAGCGGTGATTACCGTAGCGCTGTGAAGGCCGGCCGCGGCAAGCGCCTGACCGATGAAATTCGCAAGGAATACGACGATGCGGTGGCGATGGAGCAGCAGTTCCGTATCGCCCGCAACGAAGACGTCACCCGTACCACGGTCATCAGCGTCAGCTTGTACCTGGCATTTGTACTCGGGTTGAGTGGCTTTCTGGCCTACATCGGTCGTAAGAATTTACTTTCCTTATCCGATAGTTACAGCGCAAACCTCGCGTCACAACAGAAGATCGCGCAGCGCCTCGAGCGGCAAGCCTGGTTGCGTAATGGCCAGACCGAGTTGGCCGAACAGGTCCTCGGCCAACTGACCTTGAACATGCTGGGCCGCAATATCTTGCAGTTCTTCGCCCAGTACATGGGCTCGGCCGTCGCGGCGCTGTATGTGCGCGAAGAACACGGCGGCCTCAAGCGCGTGGCCACGTACGGCTTCTCCCGCGAGCAGGAGCAGCAGGAACAGTCGATCTACAGTGACGAAGGTATCGTCGGGCAGGCTGCCCAACTGGATCGCCTGATTCGCCTCGACGACGTGCCAGTGGACTACTTCAAGGTCAGCTCCGGCCTGGGCGAAGGCGCCACGCGCAGCGTGATGGTGATGCCGACGAGCGACGATGACCGGGTCAACGGCGTGATCGAACTGGGTTTCCTGCGCCCTCTGGAAGAGCGTGACGTTGATTTGCTGGAGCTGATCGCCGGGAATATCGGCACTTCCATCGAAGCCGCGCGTTATCGCCAGCGCCTGCAGGAAGTGCTGGCCGAGACCCAGCAGCTCAACGAAGAGCTGCAAGTGCAACAGGAAGAGCTCAAGACCGCCAACGAAGAACTCGAAGAACAGTCGCGCATCCTCAAGGAGTCCCAGGCCCACCTTGAGACCCAACAGGCGGAACTGGAGCAGACCAACGAGCAGTTGGCCGAGCAGACCCAGACCCTGGCGGAGCAGCGCGACGCCATGGACCGCAAGAACGTCGAACTCAACCAGGCCCAGCTCGAACTCGAGGACCGCGCCGAAGAGTTGCAGCGCTCCAGCAAGTACAAGTCCGAGTTCCTCGCCAACATGTCCCATGAGCTGCGTACGCCGCTGAACAGCTCGTTGATTCTGGCCAAGCTGTTGGCCGAGAACCCCCAGGAAAACCTCAGTGCCGAGCAGGTCAAGTTCGCCGAGTCGATCTATTCGGCGGGTAATGACCTGCTCAATCTGATCAACGACATCCTGGATATTTCCAAGGTGGAAGCCGGCAAACTGGAGGTGCGCCCGGAAAACTCCAGTGTGGCGCGCCTGGTCGACGGCCTGCGCGGGATGTTCGAACCGCTCGCCGCCGATCGCAAGCTGGCGTTCCAGGTCGAAGTGCTGGAAGGCTCGCCGACCATGCTGTTCACCGACCGCCAACGCCTGGAGCAGATCCTCAAGAACCTGCTGTCCAACGCCATCAAATTCACCGAGCAAGGTGAAGTCAGCCTGTCGGTCTCCCGGGCGCCGGGGGAGGGCATTGCCTTTACCGTGCGTGATTCGGGCATCGGTATTGCCCCGGACCAGCAGGAAAGTATCTTCGAAGCCTTCCGCCAGGCCGACGGCACCACCAACCGCCGTTACGGCGGTACGGGCCTGGGGCTGTCGATTTCCCGCGACCTGGCCACCTTGCTCGGCGGCTATATCAGCGTGACCAGCGAGCCGGGCAAGGGCAGCGTATTTACCCTGGTGTTGCCGGAGCAGTACATCGAGCGTGAGGAAGACGCGGCGCCTATCGAGCCGCCACGCCAGGTGGTTGCGGTCCCGGCGCCCAAGCCGATCGCGGTATCACCCTTGCCGATCGCGGACGCCAAACAGATCCCACGGTTTGCCGACGATCGCGAGAAAGCCCCGTTTACCACCCGTTGCATCCTGGTGGTGGAAGACGAGCCGAACTTCGCCCGCATCCTGTTCGACCTGGCCCATGAGTTGGGTTACCACTGCCTGGTGGCCCATGGCGCAGACGAAGGCTACAGCCTGGCCGAGGAATACATCCCCGATGCCATCCTGCTCGACATGCGCCTGCCGGATCATTCGGGCCTGACCGTGTTGCAGCGCCTCAAGGAACATGCCAATACCCGGCATATCCCGGTGCATGTGATTTCCGTGGAAGACCGCGTCGAAGCCGCCATGCATATGGGCGCCATCGGCTATGCGGTCAAGCCCACCACCCGCGAAGAGCTCAAGGACGTGTTTGCACGCCTGGAAGCCAAGCTGACCCAGAAGGTCAAGCGCGTGCTGCTGGTGGAGGACGATGACCTGCAACGCGACAGCATTGCCCGCCTGATCGGTGACGATGACATCGAAATCACCGCCGTCGGCTTTGCCCAGGAGGCCCTCGACCTGCTGCGCGCCAACGTCTATGACTGCATGATCATCGACCTCAAGCTGCCCGACATGCTCGGCAACGAGTTGCTCAAGCGCATGGCCACCGAGGATATCTGCTCGTTCCCGCCGGTGATTGTCTACACCGGGCGCAACCTGACCCGCGATGAAGAGACCGAACTGCGCAAGTATTCGCGCTCGATCATCATCAAGGGCGCCCGTTCCCCGGAGCGCCTGCTGGACGAGGTGACACTCTTTCTGCACAAAGTCGAATCCCAGCTGTCCCATGAACGCCAGACGATGCTCAAGACTGCCCGCAGCCGCGACAAGGTGTTCGAAGGCCGCAAGATTCTGTTGGTGGACGACGATGTGCGCAACATTTTCGCCCTGACCAGTGCCTTGGAGCACAAGGGGGCTGTGGTGGTCATCGGGCGTAACGGTCGTGAAGCCATCGATAGACTCAATGAGATCGACGATATCGACCTGGTGCTGATGGATGTGATGATGCCCGAGATGGACGGTTACGAAGCCACCACCTTGATTCGCCAGGACCCGCGCTGGAAAAAACTGCCGATCATTGCCGTCACCGCCAAGGCCATGAAGGACGATCAGGAGCGCTGCCTTGCGGCGGGTTCCAACGATTACCTGGCCAAGCCGATTGACCTGGATCGCCTGTTCTCGCTGATCCGCGTATGGCTACCGAAGATGGAACGCATTTAA
- a CDS encoding response regulator — protein MPTASTILVVEDDAIVRMLIVDVLEELEFAVLEAADAEKALEVVEDTHQTIDLMMTDMGLPGMDGKQLAAKVRELRPTLPILFASGYAENIDVSTGMQVIAKPFSIDQLRDKVKAMLPPAA, from the coding sequence ATGCCCACCGCCTCCACCATCCTTGTAGTCGAAGATGACGCCATCGTGCGCATGCTGATCGTCGATGTACTCGAAGAGTTGGAGTTCGCAGTGCTGGAGGCCGCTGATGCCGAAAAGGCGCTCGAAGTGGTTGAAGACACCCACCAGACGATTGATCTGATGATGACCGACATGGGCCTGCCGGGTATGGACGGCAAGCAACTGGCGGCCAAGGTCCGTGAGTTGCGTCCGACCTTGCCGATATTGTTCGCCAGTGGCTATGCCGAAAATATCGATGTGTCTACCGGTATGCAGGTGATCGCCAAGCCGTTCTCGATCGATCAGTTGCGCGACAAGGTCAAAGCGATGTTGCCGCCTGCCGCATGA
- a CDS encoding DUF1254 domain-containing protein, translated as MIGKPTRLLLASLSILMSTGAWADFTATPSEARAIAKEAYLYGYPVVEMYKTLYTQAVDKGGANFKAPFNHIGNTAQALTPKDTAFATPNIDTPYSFVWMDLRSEPLVLTLPKIEDDRYYSVQLIDLYTQNFAYLGTRSTGNNGGHYMVAGPDWKGQQPVNVDRVVYSESNIAYALYRTQLFDEKDLNKVKQIQNGYKVQSLSNYVKQAAPAKAAKIQWPKPLATMTEGPQLFRYLNFMLAFAAPQDSEKDLLARFAKIGIAPGAPFKVNQLTAEQRKALEDGISDARAEFAAFKKDKLDTHQVASADLFGSRDRLKNNYLYRYAGANIGIFRNSADEAASLSYLIDSEGKPANGARHSYTVHFAKGQLPPADAFWSLTMYDAKTKLLVPNHKKRYQINSRMLPNLKLDADGGLTLALQHHEPPKEEQSNWLPAPPGPFYAVLRIYLPKPEVGNGEWKLPPLTPLK; from the coding sequence ATGATTGGAAAACCGACGCGCCTGCTGTTGGCGAGCCTCTCGATACTCATGAGTACCGGTGCCTGGGCCGATTTCACGGCGACGCCGAGCGAAGCGCGGGCCATTGCCAAGGAAGCCTACTTGTATGGCTATCCAGTCGTTGAGATGTACAAGACGCTCTACACCCAGGCCGTTGATAAAGGCGGGGCCAACTTCAAGGCACCGTTCAACCATATCGGCAATACCGCCCAGGCGCTCACGCCAAAGGACACCGCATTCGCGACCCCGAACATCGACACACCCTATTCATTCGTGTGGATGGACCTGCGCAGCGAGCCGCTGGTGCTCACCCTGCCCAAGATCGAAGACGACCGTTACTACTCGGTGCAACTGATCGACCTCTATACGCAGAATTTCGCTTACCTGGGCACCCGCAGCACCGGCAACAATGGCGGCCACTACATGGTCGCCGGCCCGGACTGGAAAGGTCAGCAGCCAGTCAACGTGGACCGTGTGGTGTACAGCGAGAGCAATATTGCCTACGCCCTCTACCGCACTCAGTTGTTTGATGAAAAGGACCTGAACAAGGTCAAGCAGATTCAGAACGGCTACAAAGTGCAGTCGCTGAGCAATTACGTGAAGCAAGCCGCCCCGGCCAAGGCAGCCAAGATCCAATGGCCCAAGCCATTGGCGACCATGACCGAAGGACCGCAGTTGTTTCGCTACCTGAACTTCATGCTGGCCTTCGCCGCGCCCCAGGACAGCGAAAAAGACCTGCTGGCGCGCTTTGCCAAGATCGGCATTGCCCCTGGCGCCCCGTTCAAGGTCAACCAGTTGACGGCTGAACAGCGCAAGGCCCTGGAAGACGGCATTAGCGACGCCAGGGCGGAATTCGCAGCCTTTAAAAAGGACAAGCTCGACACCCATCAGGTCGCCAGCGCCGACCTGTTCGGCAGCCGTGACCGCCTGAAGAACAACTACCTGTACCGCTACGCTGGCGCCAACATCGGGATTTTCCGCAACTCGGCCGATGAGGCGGCGTCCCTGAGCTACCTCATCGACAGCGAGGGTAAACCCGCCAACGGCGCTCGTCACAGCTACACCGTCCACTTTGCCAAGGGCCAGCTGCCGCCGGCCGATGCATTCTGGTCGCTGACCATGTACGACGCCAAGACCAAGCTGCTGGTGCCCAATCACAAGAAGCGTTACCAGATCAACTCGCGGATGCTGCCCAACCTCAAGCTGGACGCCGACGGCGGCTTGACCCTGGCGCTGCAGCACCACGAACCGCCGAAAGAAGAACAAAGCAATTGGCTACCTGCCCCTCCTGGTCCGTTCTACGCGGTACTGCGGATTTACCTGCCCAAACCTGAGGTGGGCAACGGTGAATGGAAGCTGCCACCGCTGACCCCTCTCAAGTAG
- a CDS encoding DUF3313 domain-containing protein: MKLRRMISTLCIASIGMVGCASKVTQPDEYSGFLSDYSRLKEAKSPSGAEVMRWVDPKLDVSRYNAVYIEPTQFYPKPHATTKIPESTLRGINDYFNQALKRELGKSLPLAQGPGNGVLVVRAAITAVSTKTQGLKPYEYVPVALVAAAVSAGSGIRDQDTILGTEAQFLDGANGNVVAQVVRKGTGKPLENDAQAMTPNDVKGVIDGWASDLHQSSLKFRKP; the protein is encoded by the coding sequence ATGAAGCTAAGGCGAATGATCAGCACGCTCTGCATCGCTTCGATCGGGATGGTGGGCTGTGCCAGCAAAGTTACACAACCGGATGAATATTCGGGGTTCCTTTCCGACTACAGTCGCCTTAAGGAGGCCAAGTCGCCCTCGGGGGCCGAAGTGATGCGCTGGGTCGACCCCAAGCTGGATGTGAGTCGCTACAACGCGGTGTATATCGAACCCACCCAGTTCTACCCCAAGCCCCACGCCACGACGAAAATCCCCGAAAGCACGTTGCGCGGCATCAACGACTACTTCAACCAGGCGCTCAAGCGCGAGCTCGGCAAGTCATTGCCCCTGGCGCAAGGGCCAGGCAACGGGGTATTGGTGGTGCGGGCAGCGATCACGGCGGTCAGCACCAAGACCCAGGGGCTCAAGCCCTATGAGTATGTGCCTGTTGCGTTAGTCGCGGCGGCGGTCAGCGCTGGCAGCGGCATTCGCGACCAGGACACGATCCTGGGTACCGAGGCACAGTTTCTCGATGGGGCCAACGGCAACGTCGTCGCCCAGGTCGTGCGCAAAGGCACCGGCAAACCCCTGGAAAACGACGCACAAGCGATGACGCCCAATGATGTAAAAGGCGTCATCGATGGCTGGGCGTCGGACCTGCATCAGTCCTCCCTGAAGTTCAGAAAGCCCTAG
- a CDS encoding DUF934 domain-containing protein, translating to MINLLRLEQGVARIVEDDPWVLVRDEVRAPGPLILPLAAYEAGQGVWLGPDDEVEHLQPWLATLPLIALDFPSFRDGRAYSQAYLLRTRLGWQGELRAIGDVLRDQLSHMRQCGFDAFALRADKSAEDALKGLAGMSVLYGRSAIEPRPLFRRR from the coding sequence ATGATCAACCTATTGAGGCTGGAACAGGGTGTGGCGCGGATCGTCGAGGATGATCCCTGGGTATTGGTGCGCGACGAGGTGCGAGCGCCTGGCCCGTTGATCCTGCCGTTGGCGGCCTATGAGGCGGGGCAGGGTGTGTGGTTGGGGCCGGATGATGAGGTCGAGCACCTGCAACCCTGGCTCGCCACCTTGCCGCTGATCGCCCTGGACTTCCCCAGCTTTCGCGATGGACGTGCCTACAGCCAAGCCTATCTGTTGCGCACGCGACTGGGCTGGCAAGGTGAGTTGCGCGCAATTGGCGATGTATTGCGCGACCAACTCAGCCATATGCGTCAATGCGGGTTCGATGCGTTTGCGCTGCGGGCCGACAAGTCCGCCGAGGATGCCCTCAAGGGCCTGGCGGGGATGAGCGTGCTGTATGGCCGCAGCGCCATCGAGCCACGGCCGTTGTTTCGCAGGCGATAG
- a CDS encoding nitrite/sulfite reductase, producing the protein MYQYDAYDRALVFERVAQFRDQVERFIAGDLSEEEFLPLRLQNGLYLQKHAYMLRVAIPYGTLSAGQLRTLAGIARDYDRGYGHFTTRQNLQFNWIELHQVPDILERLAQVDMHAIQTSGNCVRNITTEAFAGVAADEILDPRPLAEILRQWSTINPEFLFLPRKFKIAICSADEDRAAIMMHDIGLYLYRDRQGDMLLRVMVGGGLGRTPILGLMIREGLPWQHLLSYVEAILRVYNRHGRRDNKYKARIKILVKALGIEAFSREVEEEWQYLRDGPAQLTDAEYTRVASAFVPPAYAHLADTSLAYGTALADNPHFARWVSRNVMPHKVPGYTSVVLSTKPGISAPPGDVTARQMDAVAQWSERFGFGEIRIAHEQNIVLPDVPKEQLHALWTLACEHDLGAANIGLLTDIIACPGGDFCALANAKSIPIAQAIQQRFDNLDYLHDLGDISLNISGCINACGHHHIGNIGILGVDKNGSEWYQITLGGAQGKHSALGKVIGPSFSAVEIPDVIERVISTFVRYRESEERFVDTLQRIGLEPFKERVYAGQPA; encoded by the coding sequence ATGTACCAATACGACGCATACGACCGGGCGTTGGTGTTCGAGCGCGTGGCGCAATTTCGTGACCAGGTGGAACGCTTTATCGCCGGCGACCTGAGCGAGGAGGAGTTCCTGCCTCTGCGCCTGCAAAACGGCCTATACCTGCAAAAGCATGCCTACATGCTGCGTGTGGCAATCCCCTACGGCACCTTGAGTGCCGGGCAATTGCGCACGCTGGCTGGCATTGCACGGGATTACGACCGTGGCTACGGCCATTTCACTACGCGGCAGAACCTGCAATTCAACTGGATCGAACTGCACCAGGTGCCCGACATCCTCGAACGCCTGGCCCAGGTCGACATGCATGCGATCCAGACCTCCGGTAACTGCGTGCGCAATATCACCACGGAAGCCTTTGCCGGGGTCGCCGCCGATGAGATTCTGGACCCGCGCCCGCTGGCGGAGATCCTGCGGCAGTGGTCGACCATCAACCCGGAGTTCCTGTTCCTGCCCCGCAAGTTCAAGATCGCCATCTGCTCGGCCGACGAAGACCGCGCCGCGATCATGATGCATGACATCGGCCTGTACCTTTACCGTGACCGCCAGGGCGACATGCTGTTGCGCGTGATGGTGGGCGGTGGGCTGGGGCGCACGCCAATCCTGGGGCTGATGATTCGCGAGGGGTTGCCGTGGCAGCACCTGTTGTCCTATGTCGAGGCGATATTGCGCGTGTACAACCGCCACGGTCGGCGGGATAACAAATACAAGGCGCGCATCAAGATACTGGTCAAGGCCCTGGGGATCGAAGCGTTTTCCCGCGAGGTGGAAGAAGAGTGGCAGTACCTGCGCGATGGCCCGGCGCAGTTGACCGACGCCGAATATACCCGTGTGGCGTCGGCCTTCGTCCCACCGGCCTATGCGCACCTGGCCGACACCAGCCTGGCTTATGGCACCGCCCTGGCGGACAACCCGCACTTTGCACGCTGGGTCAGCCGTAATGTGATGCCACATAAAGTACCGGGCTACACCAGCGTGGTGCTTTCCACCAAGCCGGGAATCAGCGCGCCGCCGGGCGATGTGACCGCCCGGCAAATGGATGCCGTGGCGCAGTGGTCAGAGCGTTTCGGCTTTGGGGAAATACGCATCGCCCATGAGCAGAACATCGTGCTGCCGGACGTGCCCAAGGAGCAGCTGCATGCCCTGTGGACACTGGCCTGCGAACACGACCTGGGTGCGGCCAATATCGGCTTGTTGACCGATATCATTGCCTGCCCGGGCGGCGATTTCTGCGCCTTGGCCAACGCCAAGTCGATCCCCATCGCCCAGGCGATCCAGCAGCGTTTCGATAACCTGGACTACCTGCATGACCTGGGTGATATCAGCTTGAATATTTCCGGCTGCATCAATGCCTGCGGCCATCACCACATCGGCAATATCGGCATTCTTGGCGTCGACAAGAATGGCAGCGAGTGGTACCAGATCACCCTCGGTGGCGCTCAGGGCAAGCACAGCGCCTTGGGCAAAGTGATCGGGCCATCGTTCAGCGCCGTGGAAATTCCCGATGTGATCGAGCGAGTCATCAGCACCTTCGTGCGCTATCGCGAAAGCGAGGAGCGTTTTGTCGACACGCTGCAGCGCATTGGCCTGGAGCCGTTCAAGGAACGGGTCTACGCGGGGCAGCCGGCATGA
- the ccoN gene encoding cytochrome-c oxidase, cbb3-type subunit I, whose translation MTTATTGQAYNYKVVRQFVIATLVWGVVGMAMGVWIASQLVWPEMNLDLPWTTFGRLRPLHTSLVIFGFAGSAQFAASYYAVQRTCQVRLFSDTLAAFTFWGWQSVIVIMLVSLPLGYTTTKEYAEIEFSGAVWMTVVWVAYAIVFFTTVVRRKTAHIYVGNWFFGAFILVIAMLHVVNHLAIPVDWFKSYPVYAGATDAMVQWWYGHNAVGFFLTTGFLGMMYYFVPKQVGRPVYSYRLSIVHFWALITLYIWAGPHHLHYTALPDWAQSLGMAMSLILLAPSWGGMINGMMTLSGAWHKLRTDPILRFLVLSLAFYGTSTFEGPMMAIKTVNALSHYTDWTIGHVHAGALGWVAMITFGALYHMIPKVFGREQMHSVPLINLHFWLATIGTVLYIASMWVNGITQGLMWRAVNDDGTLTYSFVEALQASHPGFVVRFAGGLFFLSGMLLMAYNTWRTVRVADLHVAQLDARIA comes from the coding sequence ATGACTACAGCAACAACCGGACAGGCCTATAACTATAAAGTCGTCCGCCAATTCGTGATCGCCACCCTCGTGTGGGGCGTGGTGGGCATGGCCATGGGCGTCTGGATCGCCTCGCAACTGGTCTGGCCCGAGATGAACCTTGACCTGCCCTGGACCACCTTTGGTCGCCTGCGACCGCTGCACACCAGCCTGGTGATCTTCGGTTTTGCCGGCAGTGCGCAATTTGCCGCCAGTTACTACGCGGTACAACGCACCTGCCAGGTTCGGCTGTTTTCCGACACGCTGGCCGCATTCACCTTCTGGGGCTGGCAGTCAGTGATCGTGATCATGCTGGTCAGCCTGCCACTGGGCTACACCACCACCAAGGAATACGCCGAGATCGAGTTCTCCGGCGCGGTGTGGATGACCGTGGTGTGGGTGGCCTATGCCATTGTGTTTTTCACCACCGTGGTGCGGCGCAAGACCGCGCATATCTACGTGGGCAACTGGTTCTTCGGCGCGTTTATCCTGGTGATCGCGATGCTGCACGTGGTCAATCACCTGGCGATCCCGGTGGACTGGTTCAAGTCCTATCCGGTCTACGCCGGGGCCACCGACGCGATGGTGCAATGGTGGTACGGACATAACGCCGTAGGATTTTTCCTGACTACCGGTTTTCTCGGGATGATGTACTACTTCGTGCCCAAACAAGTCGGGCGTCCGGTGTATTCCTATCGCCTGTCCATCGTGCACTTCTGGGCGTTGATCACCCTGTATATCTGGGCCGGCCCACACCACCTGCACTACACCGCGCTGCCGGACTGGGCACAGTCGCTGGGCATGGCGATGTCATTGATCCTGCTGGCGCCAAGCTGGGGCGGCATGATCAACGGCATGATGACCTTGTCCGGCGCCTGGCATAAGTTACGCACCGACCCGATCCTGCGCTTTTTGGTGTTGTCGCTTGCGTTCTACGGCACGTCGACCTTCGAGGGCCCGATGATGGCGATCAAGACGGTCAACGCGCTCTCCCACTACACCGACTGGACCATCGGCCACGTCCACGCCGGAGCCTTGGGCTGGGTGGCGATGATTACCTTTGGCGCGCTCTACCACATGATCCCCAAGGTATTCGGGCGTGAACAAATGCACAGCGTGCCGCTGATCAACCTGCACTTCTGGTTGGCGACCATCGGCACGGTGTTGTACATCGCCTCGATGTGGGTCAACGGCATCACCCAGGGCTTGATGTGGCGCGCGGTGAACGATGACGGCACGCTCACCTACTCGTTTGTCGAAGCCTTGCAGGCCAGCCACCCCGGCTTTGTGGTGCGTTTTGCCGGCGGCTTGTTCTTTCTCAGCGGCATGCTGCTGATGGCCTACAACACCTGGCGCACGGTGCGGGTCGCCGACTTGCATGTGGCCCAGCTCGATGCGCGGATCGCTTGA
- a CDS encoding aspartate/glutamate racemase family protein: MRTIGLIGGMSWESSAEYYRIINQHVRDQLGPLRSAQLLMYSVDFGPVEQAQHAGRWDDAALILEDAARRLQAGGAECVVLCTNTMHLVAPRIEAAVSIPFLHIADAASAAAVEAGTLTVGLLGTAFTMEQDFLKSRLAAQGLTVLVPEAHERQAVHRIIYEELCVGVISEASRQVYQRVIESLGARGAQAIILGCTEISLLIKPEHSDLPLLDTTELHAQAAVAFALQD, encoded by the coding sequence ATGCGCACCATCGGCCTTATCGGCGGCATGAGCTGGGAGTCCAGCGCCGAGTACTACCGCATCATCAACCAGCACGTGCGCGACCAGCTCGGCCCGCTGCGCTCGGCGCAATTGTTGATGTACAGCGTGGACTTCGGCCCGGTGGAACAGGCCCAGCATGCCGGGCGTTGGGACGACGCCGCGCTGATCCTGGAAGATGCCGCGCGCCGCTTGCAGGCCGGGGGAGCCGAGTGCGTAGTGCTGTGTACCAATACCATGCACCTGGTGGCGCCGCGTATTGAGGCGGCGGTGTCGATCCCATTCCTGCATATCGCCGATGCCGCCAGTGCGGCGGCCGTCGAAGCGGGCACCTTGACGGTCGGCTTGCTCGGCACGGCGTTCACCATGGAGCAGGACTTTCTCAAATCACGCCTGGCCGCCCAGGGCTTGACCGTGCTGGTGCCCGAGGCGCATGAACGCCAGGCGGTACACCGGATCATCTATGAGGAGTTGTGTGTGGGGGTGATCAGCGAGGCGTCCCGCCAGGTATACCAGCGGGTGATCGAGTCCCTGGGCGCGCGCGGCGCCCAGGCCATCATCCTCGGGTGTACGGAAATCAGCCTGCTGATCAAGCCGGAACACAGCGACCTGCCGCTGCTGGACACCACCGAGCTGCATGCGCAGGCTGCGGTGGCGTTTGCCTTGCAGGATTAA
- a CDS encoding GNAT family N-acetyltransferase yields the protein MHPPEPHIVIQRFTEAHLEGVAALYNEPAVCRQVLQMPFQSAETWRKRLVMDNERRLQLVALHGGEVIGQLGLEQYLRVRQAHVGSFGMGVATAWQGKGVGSRLLAAALDVADNWMNLHRVELTVYADNEAAHNLYRKFGFEVEGRLRDYALRDGVFVDTLSMARLRRSA from the coding sequence ATGCACCCGCCTGAACCCCATATCGTGATCCAGCGCTTTACCGAAGCCCACCTTGAAGGCGTCGCCGCGCTCTACAACGAGCCGGCCGTGTGCCGTCAGGTGCTGCAGATGCCTTTCCAGTCCGCTGAAACCTGGCGCAAACGCCTGGTGATGGACAACGAGCGGCGGCTCCAACTGGTGGCGCTGCATGGGGGGGAAGTGATTGGCCAGCTTGGCCTGGAACAGTACCTGCGCGTACGCCAGGCCCATGTGGGATCGTTCGGCATGGGCGTGGCCACGGCTTGGCAAGGCAAGGGGGTGGGCTCGCGGTTGTTGGCCGCTGCGCTGGACGTGGCCGACAACTGGATGAACCTGCACCGTGTCGAACTCACGGTGTATGCCGACAACGAAGCCGCGCATAACCTGTATCGCAAGTTCGGCTTCGAAGTCGAAGGGCGGCTGCGCGATTACGCCCTGCGTGATGGCGTCTTCGTCGACACCCTGAGCATGGCGCGCCTGCGTCGGTCGGCTTAA